Proteins encoded together in one Penicillium digitatum chromosome 1, complete sequence window:
- a CDS encoding Ketose-bisphosphate aldolase, class-II has translation MRIPTGTFRDQEENDHSPYIKEFHSNLHHRFLNQNLFYTIVTMGVLEQLNRKSGVIVGDDVLRLFEYAKQNGFAIPAINVTSSSTVVASLEAARDQKCPVILQVSQGGAAFFAGKGVSNEGQKASIAGAIAAAHYIRSVATAYDIPVILHTDHCAKKLLPWLDGMLDADEAYFKLHNEPLFSSHMIDLSEESFDYNINTTAAYFKRAAPMKQWLEMEIGITGGEEDGVNNEDVDNNSLYTQPEDILVIQKTLAAISPYFSIAAGFGNVHGVYKPGNVKLHPELLSKHQKHVKEQTGSSSDKPVFFVFHGGSGSSKEEFKEAISYGVVKVNVDTDMQYAYLTGIRDFVLKKKDYLMSQVGNPDGADKPNKKTFDPRVWVREGEKTMSVRVKEALEDFNTAGRL, from the exons ATGCGGATTCCTACGGGCACTTTTAGGGATCAGGAGGAA AATGACCATTCTCCGTACATAAAAGAG TTCCACTCAAATCTCCACCACCG ATTTCTAAATCAAAATCTTTTTTATACAATTGTCACAATGGGTGTCCTTGAGCAACTTAACCGCAAGTCCGGCGTCATTGTTGGTGACGATGTTCTCCGTCTTTTCGAGTACGCTAAGCAGAATGGTTTTGCCATCCCCGCCATT AACGTCACCTCCTCTTCCACTGTTGTTGCATCTCTCGAGGCTGCTCGGGACCAGAAATGTCCCGTTATCCTGCAGGTCTCCCAGGGTGGTGCCGCTTTCTTCGCGGGTAAGGGTGTGAGCAACGAGGGCCAGAAGGCCTCCATTGCTGGTGCCATTGCCGCGGCCCACTACATCCGTAGCGTGGCCACCGCCTACGATATCCCCGTCATCCTTCACACCGATCACTGCGCCAAGAAGCTCCTCCCTTGGCTCGATGGCATGCTCGATGCCGATGAGGCTTACTTCAAGCTGCACAACGAGCCCCTCTTCTCCTCCCACATGATTGATCTGTCTGAGGAGTCCTTTGACTACAACATCAACACCACCGCCGCCTACTTCAAGCGCGCTGCTCCCATGAAGCAGTGGCTCGAGATG GAGATTGGTATCACCGGTGGTGAGGAGGATGGTGTCAACAACGAGGATGTTGACAACAACTCCCTCTACACCCAGCCCGAGGACATCCTGGTCATCCAGAAGACCCTCGCTGCCATCAGCCCCTACTTCTCCATTGCCGCTGGCTTTGGTAACGTCCACGGTGTCTACAAGCCCGGCAATGTCAAGCTCCACCCCGAGCTCCTCTCCAAGCACCAGAAGCACGTCAAGGAGCAGACCGGTTCTTCATCCGATAAGCctgtcttcttcgtcttccacGGTGGCTCTGGCTCCTCCAAGGAGGAGTTCAAGGAGGCCATCAGCTACGGTGTCGTCAAGGTCAACGTCGACACTGACATGCAATACGCCTACCTGACCGGTATCCGTGACTTCGTCCTCAAGAAGAAGGATTACCTCATGTCCCAGGTCGGTAACCCCGACGGTGCTGATAAGCCCAACAAGAAGACCTTCGATCCCCGCGTCTGGGTTCGTGAGGGCGAGAAGACCATGAGCGTGCGTGTTAAGGAGGCCCTTGAGGACTTCAACACTGCTGGCCGGCTGTAA